Proteins from a single region of Penaeus monodon isolate SGIC_2016 chromosome 29, NSTDA_Pmon_1, whole genome shotgun sequence:
- the LOC119591651 gene encoding LOW QUALITY PROTEIN: uncharacterized protein LOC119591651 (The sequence of the model RefSeq protein was modified relative to this genomic sequence to represent the inferred CDS: substituted 1 base at 1 genomic stop codon): protein MTMKSNDKRLTMIRMRGIIYMVGALILVLFVVAFTSETFSLNNLLHPVPRAPRIVKPFAPVVQDLNKESVPADSPTVIKALRDKFLLPPSPVPYNLSHPEQENPSMGQAQRIDFILKEXRDGFYIECGALDGELRSNTLFFERERNWKGLLIEADPKNFKQMLLKHRKAYMSPACLAPTPYPTAVLFEQQENQGHIVGKQDNPSGGSEVGGVLEVQCFPLYSYLLALNVTTVDYFSLDVEGAEFSVLKTIPWEKVDIKTLSVEFIHDHEGKEAIQTYMLSKGYYVHSEVTHYNWLANDFIFVKNEVQ from the exons ATGACCATGAAGTCAAATG ATAAGAGACTCACAATGATCCGTATGCGTGGGATCATATATATGGTTGGTGCGCTGATCCTGGTTCTATTTGTGGTGGCTTTCACATCAGAAACCTTTAGTCTCAACAACTTACTCCATCCAGTTCCTCGTGCACCCCGCATTGTTAAACCATTTGCGCCTGTTGTCCAAG ACTTGAATAAAGAATCCGTACCAGCTGACAGTCCAACAGTGATAAAAGCATTGCGAGACAAGTTCCTCCTGCCTCCCTCGCCTGTGCCATACAACCTGAGTCACCCTGAGCAGGAGAACCCGTCCATGGGTCAGGCCCAGAGGATTGACTTTATATTAAAGG AATAGCGGGATGGATTCTACATTGAATGTGGAGCATTGGATGGAGAACTTCGTTCAAACACTTTATTTTTTGAGCGTGAAAGAAACTGGAAGGGACTCCTCATAGAAGCAGACCCCAAGAATTTTAAGCAGATGTTATTGAAACATAGAAAAGCATATATGTCTCCAGCTTGTCTTGCTCCCACTCCTTATCCAACTGCT GTGTTGTTTGAGCAGCAGGAAAACCAGGGACACATTGTAGGGAAGCAAGACAACCCCTCAGGTGGGTCAGAGGTTGGAGGAGTGTTAGAAGTGCAGTGTTTTCCCCTTTACTCTTACTTATTGGCCCTCAATGTTACCACGGTTGATTACTTCAGCTTGGATGTAGAGGGAGCAGAGTTCAGTGTTCTGAAGACCATACCATGGGAAAAAGTTGATATAAAG ACACTTTCAGTGGAATTTATACATGACCATGAAGGAAAGGAGGCTATTCAAACATACATGTTAAGCAAGGGTTATTATGTTCACTCAGAAGTTACTCATTACAATTGGTTAgccaatgattttatttttgtaaaaaatgaagTTCAGTAA